One window from the genome of Rhodohalobacter barkolensis encodes:
- a CDS encoding SusD/RagB family nutrient-binding outer membrane lipoprotein codes for MNNLKVNFMKPIKRLMLVTLIGVSFMSCDDFGDLNDDPNNPSQVSPDQLLTDSQRNMSDVIGAVNGTLYVQYIAETQYTDAQEYRTTNASFYFWYTDPIQNLQTIIDLNTDEETRDQASALGSNANQIAVARILKAYFYQMMTDRWGMIPYSEALQGEEDFSPAYDSQEDIYEAIITELKEAADQIELSEAGVSGDILFSGDMEQWVLFANSLRARAALRIADVGGDVSVDPAAEFADAVDDGLINSDVLYPYQSNADDENPWYSRFQTRTDYAISETIADYMKGLEDDRILVYANPAPNYSNDDGVVTFDEIRGMPFLEDAGELENAEISFPGSAIGAGGPGVGDQSAPLPIITVAEMHFAMAEAVERGWITGAAADYYYDGIEASWEQWGVYDDTNFADYIAQTEVAYGTDDWDVQIGTQKWIALFPHGYEGWAEWRRLGQPELTPNQFGVGTDPQIPVRFTYPSSENTLNQENYEAAVQAQGPDSPNTRIWWDVD; via the coding sequence ATGAATAATTTAAAAGTAAATTTTATGAAACCGATCAAACGCTTAATGTTGGTGACCCTAATTGGGGTATCTTTTATGAGTTGTGATGATTTTGGAGATTTAAATGATGATCCAAATAATCCTTCTCAAGTGAGCCCTGATCAATTGCTGACAGATTCACAACGAAATATGAGTGATGTGATTGGTGCTGTGAACGGTACTCTTTATGTTCAGTACATAGCTGAAACACAGTATACCGATGCACAAGAGTATCGAACTACGAATGCAAGTTTTTATTTTTGGTACACAGACCCAATACAAAATTTGCAGACCATCATAGACCTCAATACAGATGAGGAAACTCGAGATCAAGCATCAGCATTAGGTAGCAATGCAAACCAAATTGCTGTTGCTCGTATTCTGAAGGCTTATTTTTATCAGATGATGACCGATCGATGGGGGATGATTCCTTACAGTGAAGCGTTGCAGGGGGAAGAAGATTTTTCACCTGCCTACGATTCCCAGGAAGACATTTACGAAGCCATCATTACTGAACTGAAAGAAGCGGCTGATCAGATTGAATTATCTGAAGCCGGAGTAAGTGGTGATATTCTTTTTAGCGGTGATATGGAACAGTGGGTTCTATTTGCGAATAGCTTGAGAGCCAGAGCTGCACTGCGAATTGCAGATGTTGGCGGTGATGTAAGTGTTGACCCCGCCGCTGAATTTGCGGATGCAGTTGATGATGGATTGATAAACAGTGATGTTTTATATCCATATCAATCTAACGCAGATGATGAAAATCCATGGTATTCAAGATTTCAGACCCGAACAGACTATGCAATCAGTGAAACAATTGCAGATTACATGAAGGGACTGGAAGATGACCGGATCCTCGTCTATGCGAATCCTGCACCGAATTATTCAAATGATGATGGTGTGGTAACATTCGATGAGATTCGAGGAATGCCGTTCCTTGAAGACGCAGGAGAATTAGAAAATGCGGAAATCTCCTTCCCGGGATCTGCAATCGGTGCGGGTGGCCCCGGAGTAGGAGATCAAAGCGCGCCGCTTCCTATCATTACAGTGGCAGAAATGCACTTTGCAATGGCAGAAGCTGTAGAGCGTGGATGGATTACAGGAGCAGCAGCAGACTACTACTACGATGGTATTGAAGCATCGTGGGAACAGTGGGGCGTGTATGATGATACAAATTTTGCAGACTACATTGCTCAAACTGAAGTTGCTTATGGAACAGACGACTGGGACGTACAGATAGGCACTCAGAAGTGGATTGCCCTCTTTCCGCATGGATACGAAGGTTGGGCTGAGTGGAGACGACTTGGTCAACCAGAACTTACACCTAATCAGTTTGGTGTAGGAACTGATCCACAAATTCCGGTCAGATTTACATACCCATCTTCTGAAAACACATTGAATCAGGAAAACTACGAAGCTGCTGTGCAGGCTCAGGGACCTGATTCGCCTAATACCAGAATCTGGTGGGATGTAGATTAA
- a CDS encoding SusC/RagA family TonB-linked outer membrane protein, which translates to MLKKLLTVSIMVLLSSQLALAQSGTISGTVTDAESGESLPGASVLVVELERGAASDINGEFEIENIPAGTYNITATFVGYRTYRETVQVNAGQTTTLDIAMEVGAIGLDELVVSGYAVQTKREISGSISSVRSQDIQDVTLQNPESLLQGRAAGVNVTSTSGNPGGAFRVNIRGNGSVNAATEPLYIVDGVQISFAQQSGLTSTSPLNTINPDDIESIEVLKDASSAAIYGAEAAAGVVIITTKKGRAGSTQVTARAETGVRSLARNVDYITPDQYVDYLAEGLEYAFPGALPDFDAYRENRRNSLLDFFFSPDWTDEDRSAYLTARNSGQSISDALQSTGVSTNLGDTDWQDFIFDEGVTQRYNLSVSGGNEETTFRVSGGFEDTEGTAFKSDFSRLNLRTNLDHQINDRFRTSVGTNVSRSTQFGVCQDGNFINCPPSQAMFEAPMSFPYSASGEYNPGTRFGLPNNPAVQENEVERNVSVTQILSNLNVVYLATDWLNFNGLAAMDYRNTEDEQWRSAIAAPGQGGWVSFANRNVRNFNTSLVANMRQTFDGVHNVSGLVGIEYRRDFSESMLTTGEGLPGPFFKVLSATATPTNASGIKTEWRRGSYFANAKYNYDEKYYLNVVARYDGHSRFGNEKRWGFFPSVSGSWRISEEDFFEVGFVDELKLRAGYGVTGNSNIGNFASRGLYSAAGSYNGNTGLRPTQLANVNLSWEEARELNIGLDYELFEGRIFGSLDWYQKDNENLLFGRPLPSDSGYGSITENIGKVRNSGIEFEISTVNVSTNNFSWTSRFNIAVVDNEILELPDGTPIREDNTFDSLQEGKPIGLIQTPRWAGVNPADGRPMWYDADGNITYNPVQADDAIEYKDGVANTVGGFGNTLSYKGLTLNAFFQFSFGQWAFAGTDYYFTRTPDFLMNMTTEVEDRWKQPGDITYYPRAMLAGTDFPGTANYRTQLSTQSMYNASYIRLKNVSLSYQIPANLTQEIGLNNVRVYASAVNLLTWTAWPWYDPEVAFSPTDIYNNSTSASYPTERQVNAGIEIRF; encoded by the coding sequence ATGTTAAAAAAGTTACTAACCGTATCCATTATGGTTTTACTTTCCTCGCAGCTCGCCCTTGCTCAGTCAGGGACGATCTCAGGAACAGTGACTGATGCCGAATCTGGGGAATCTCTTCCCGGTGCTAGTGTATTGGTCGTTGAACTAGAACGAGGTGCAGCCAGTGATATTAACGGTGAATTCGAAATCGAAAATATCCCGGCGGGCACGTATAATATTACTGCTACATTTGTAGGTTACCGAACCTATAGAGAAACCGTTCAGGTGAATGCAGGACAAACAACCACTCTCGATATAGCAATGGAAGTGGGAGCGATTGGCCTGGATGAACTGGTAGTTTCCGGTTACGCGGTTCAAACAAAGCGTGAAATTTCCGGTTCTATCTCTAGTGTACGTTCACAGGATATCCAGGATGTTACACTGCAGAACCCCGAATCCCTACTTCAGGGTAGAGCGGCCGGTGTTAATGTTACATCAACATCCGGTAACCCCGGGGGTGCATTCCGTGTAAACATTCGTGGTAACGGATCTGTAAACGCGGCTACTGAACCTCTTTATATTGTTGATGGAGTTCAGATCTCGTTTGCCCAGCAATCAGGTTTGACCAGTACATCACCATTAAACACAATTAACCCGGATGATATTGAGTCTATTGAGGTACTGAAAGATGCATCTTCTGCAGCTATCTATGGTGCTGAAGCAGCTGCCGGTGTTGTAATTATCACTACCAAAAAAGGTCGTGCCGGTTCTACTCAAGTTACTGCACGTGCTGAAACCGGGGTTCGTTCACTGGCTCGTAACGTAGATTATATTACACCAGATCAATATGTAGACTATTTAGCCGAAGGATTGGAGTATGCATTTCCAGGTGCACTGCCTGACTTTGATGCATACAGAGAAAATAGAAGGAATTCTCTTCTGGATTTCTTTTTCTCACCAGATTGGACTGACGAAGACAGATCTGCTTATCTTACTGCAAGAAATAGTGGGCAATCAATAAGTGATGCACTACAATCTACCGGAGTGTCAACCAATTTGGGTGATACAGACTGGCAGGATTTTATTTTTGATGAAGGTGTAACTCAGCGTTACAATTTATCAGTTTCAGGTGGTAACGAAGAAACTACATTCCGTGTTTCCGGTGGTTTTGAAGATACCGAGGGAACGGCATTTAAGAGTGACTTCTCACGTTTGAATTTGAGAACCAATCTTGATCATCAAATTAATGATCGTTTCCGCACATCCGTGGGTACAAACGTTTCCAGAAGTACACAGTTTGGTGTATGTCAGGATGGTAACTTTATTAACTGTCCTCCATCACAGGCGATGTTTGAGGCACCGATGAGTTTCCCATATTCTGCAAGTGGTGAATATAACCCCGGTACTCGTTTTGGTCTTCCAAACAACCCGGCAGTTCAAGAAAACGAAGTAGAAAGAAATGTTTCTGTAACTCAGATTCTTTCAAACTTGAACGTAGTATACTTGGCTACAGACTGGCTGAACTTTAACGGTTTAGCTGCTATGGACTACAGAAATACAGAAGATGAGCAGTGGAGATCGGCTATTGCAGCTCCGGGCCAGGGTGGCTGGGTAAGCTTTGCCAACCGAAATGTGCGAAACTTCAATACAAGTTTGGTAGCAAACATGCGACAAACATTTGATGGAGTTCATAATGTATCGGGTCTTGTAGGTATTGAGTACAGACGAGATTTCTCAGAAAGTATGTTGACCACCGGTGAAGGACTTCCGGGCCCATTCTTTAAAGTACTGAGTGCAACGGCTACTCCGACAAATGCCTCAGGTATTAAAACTGAATGGAGACGGGGAAGCTATTTTGCAAACGCGAAGTATAACTACGATGAGAAGTACTACTTGAACGTAGTTGCCCGTTACGACGGTCACTCTCGCTTTGGTAATGAGAAACGATGGGGTTTCTTCCCTTCTGTATCCGGTTCATGGAGAATCTCTGAAGAGGATTTCTTTGAAGTTGGATTTGTGGATGAGTTGAAGTTGAGAGCAGGTTATGGTGTAACCGGTAACTCAAACATCGGTAACTTTGCATCCAGAGGACTCTATTCTGCGGCAGGTTCCTATAATGGAAATACCGGCCTCAGACCTACTCAGCTTGCAAACGTGAATTTGAGCTGGGAAGAAGCCAGAGAACTTAACATAGGTTTGGATTACGAACTGTTTGAAGGAAGAATTTTTGGTTCTCTTGACTGGTACCAGAAAGATAATGAAAACCTTCTCTTCGGTAGGCCACTTCCGAGCGATAGTGGTTATGGTTCCATTACCGAAAACATAGGTAAAGTCAGAAACTCCGGTATTGAGTTTGAAATAAGTACAGTAAATGTTTCTACTAACAACTTTAGCTGGACTTCAAGATTCAATATTGCAGTTGTTGATAATGAAATTCTGGAACTGCCTGATGGTACACCTATCCGGGAAGACAATACATTTGATTCCCTGCAAGAAGGAAAACCAATTGGTTTGATTCAGACACCTCGTTGGGCCGGTGTAAACCCTGCCGACGGACGTCCGATGTGGTATGATGCTGATGGAAACATCACATACAACCCGGTTCAGGCTGATGACGCCATTGAATACAAAGACGGTGTAGCGAACACGGTTGGTGGTTTTGGAAACACACTTTCCTACAAGGGTTTGACGCTGAATGCATTCTTCCAGTTCAGTTTTGGTCAGTGGGCATTTGCCGGTACGGACTACTACTTTACACGTACTCCGGACTTCCTGATGAACATGACAACAGAGGTTGAAGACCGATGGAAACAACCCGGTGACATAACATACTACCCACGTGCTATGTTAGCAGGAACCGATTTCCCCGGTACGGCAAACTACCGAACACAGCTGAGTACACAGTCAATGTATAACGCAAGTTATATTCGATTGAAAAACGTATCACTCAGCTACCAGATCCCTGCAAATCTCACGCAAGAGATTGGTTTGAACAACGTGAGAGTTTACGCTTCTGCCGTAAACCTGTTGACTTGGACGGCATGGCCATGGTATGATCCTGAGGTAGCTTTTAGCCCGACAGATATTTACAACAACTCAACCTCAGCTTCCTATCCGACCGAGCGTCAGGTAAATGCTGGAATTGAAATTCGGTTTTAA